The following are encoded together in the Aerococcus mictus genome:
- the lepB gene encoding signal peptidase I encodes MKKFLSGIGEIIIIVAVALLLYLGIRHFIGFQFTVRGASMNPTTEDGQHLIVSRLGDVDRFDIVVLDAPDNSGDKYIKRVIGMPGDKVEYRDNQLYINDQAYNEPYLNELKAENPGKLVTENFTIEKVPEDSYFVMGDNRPVSKDSRAFGPVAGDLIYGEVNWRIWPFDEAGRIE; translated from the coding sequence ATGAAGAAATTTCTTAGTGGTATTGGAGAAATCATTATTATTGTAGCGGTTGCCCTCCTACTCTATCTAGGGATTCGCCATTTCATCGGTTTTCAATTTACTGTTAGAGGGGCCTCTATGAATCCCACAACGGAGGATGGCCAGCATCTCATCGTTAGCCGTCTGGGAGATGTGGATCGTTTTGATATCGTTGTATTAGATGCTCCGGATAATAGCGGGGACAAATATATCAAAAGAGTTATAGGTATGCCAGGAGATAAGGTGGAATATCGTGATAATCAATTATATATTAATGACCAAGCCTATAATGAGCCTTATCTCAATGAATTAAAAGCCGAAAATCCCGGAAAATTAGTGACTGAGAATTTTACCATTGAAAAAGTTCCCGAAGATTCCTATTTTGTAATGGGAGATAATCGACCAGTTTCAAAGGATAGCCGTGCTTTTGGGCCAGTAGCTGGTGATCTCATTTACGGAGAAGTTAATTGGAGGATTTGGCCTTTTGATGAAGCTGGCCGAATTGAGTAA
- the ylqF gene encoding ribosome biogenesis GTPase YlqF encodes MSTIQWFPGHMAKAKRQVQEQLKSVDWVVEIRDARIPIASKNPLIDQIIQQKKHLIVLNKADLADPIQNKLWLNYLRNKDTDAIAIDSKNNKEIKKLRHYLLEVTDSERQKWLDKGMKQKTIRLMVLGIPNVGKSTLINQLTHKKTAKVGNRPGVTKGQQWVQIDKDFSLLDTPGILWPKFEDPLVGMNLALTGAIKDTHYYSDDIALYAMQFMMDYYMEDFCQFFNLSEEEAQPPYPELMMSLTSKMGMKDDYERFSDWIIREFRSGKIAPMTLDRYEDYRLEQAEKGSADD; translated from the coding sequence GTGAGCACAATACAATGGTTTCCTGGCCACATGGCCAAGGCTAAAAGACAAGTTCAAGAACAATTAAAGAGTGTGGATTGGGTAGTAGAAATTCGTGATGCCCGTATTCCCATTGCCAGTAAAAACCCTTTGATTGATCAAATTATTCAACAGAAAAAACATTTAATTGTCTTAAATAAAGCTGATTTAGCTGATCCGATTCAAAATAAACTGTGGCTAAATTACTTAAGAAACAAAGATACCGATGCCATTGCTATCGACAGTAAAAATAATAAAGAAATTAAGAAGTTACGTCACTACCTCTTGGAAGTAACTGATAGCGAGCGGCAAAAATGGCTAGACAAGGGCATGAAACAAAAAACGATACGTTTAATGGTACTAGGGATTCCCAACGTGGGTAAGTCTACCCTGATCAATCAACTGACCCATAAGAAAACAGCAAAAGTAGGGAATCGCCCTGGTGTTACTAAAGGACAGCAATGGGTACAAATTGATAAAGATTTTTCCTTATTGGATACCCCTGGCATCCTCTGGCCTAAATTTGAAGACCCACTGGTGGGGATGAATCTCGCTCTGACAGGAGCTATTAAAGACACCCATTACTATAGTGATGACATTGCCCTTTATGCCATGCAATTTATGATGGATTATTATATGGAAGACTTTTGTCAGTTCTTTAATTTATCAGAAGAGGAAGCCCAACCGCCTTATCCTGAATTAATGATGTCATTGACAAGTAAAATGGGAATGAAAGATGACTATGAGCGCTTTAGCGACTGGATAATTCGTGAATTTCGTAGTGGAAAAATTGCGCCAATGACCCTTGATCGTTATGAAGATTATCGACTGGAACAAGCTGAGAAAGGATCGGCTGATGACTAA
- a CDS encoding ribonuclease HII: MTKDKLTVQAIKDYLKQDLSAIDTDLVASWRLDQRQGVIKALSQYDRRLTKESERQEHIRYMNQIEADLHAKGFQYIAGVDEVGRGPLAGPVVTAAVILKPKRPLFDLRDSKQLSQVQRQNLIPLIKENSVAIAINVQDNEAIDRYNILNATKRSMMNSIKKLSPQAEYVLIDAVDLSLDIPHSSLIKGDDRVSAIAAASIIAKEYRDQIMRDYAKQYPAYGFDRNVGYGTKEHLKAIETYGPCPIHRRSFAPIKDYF, from the coding sequence ATGACTAAAGATAAGCTAACTGTACAAGCGATAAAAGACTACCTGAAACAGGACCTATCAGCCATTGATACTGACTTAGTGGCTAGCTGGCGATTAGACCAGCGACAGGGCGTTATCAAGGCTTTAAGCCAGTATGATCGTCGTTTGACTAAGGAGTCAGAGCGTCAAGAACATATACGTTATATGAACCAAATTGAAGCTGACTTACATGCTAAGGGCTTTCAATATATTGCCGGAGTAGACGAGGTCGGACGTGGTCCCTTAGCAGGGCCAGTGGTCACTGCCGCAGTCATTTTAAAGCCTAAGCGCCCCCTGTTTGATTTGCGCGATTCTAAACAACTTAGTCAAGTCCAACGGCAAAACTTAATTCCTCTGATTAAAGAAAATAGTGTCGCTATAGCTATCAATGTTCAAGATAATGAGGCTATTGATCGCTACAATATTTTAAATGCCACCAAACGCTCAATGATGAATAGTATAAAGAAATTAAGTCCCCAAGCAGAATATGTTTTAATTGATGCTGTCGATTTGTCCTTAGATATTCCTCATAGTAGTCTAATTAAGGGGGATGACCGGGTAAGCGCAATCGCTGCTGCTAGCATTATCGCTAAAGAATATCGTGACCAAATCATGCGTGATTATGCTAAGCAATATCCAGCTTATGGCTTCGACCGCAATGTCGGTTATGGAACCAAGGAACATCTTAAAGCAATAGAGACTTATGGCCCCTGTCCCATCCATCGGAGAAGTTTTGCACCAATTAAGGACTATTTCTAA
- the dprA gene encoding DNA-processing protein DprA — MYDERNYHGARQVLIHLTESAIVGYEDRVQVFKGLLENPDYQEVLRHYLKGRKYYPKLLRFLSHRPWSFYQNYYEKEKIFPITYFDPQYPDLLKESHKPPLVLFCQGNIDWLKADCLSIVGARDCSNYAQKVIDKLMPNLVNSLVIVSGLARGVDSLAHRSSIQNSGRTIAVIGTGLAKVYPKEHRALQDFIAKNHLLVSPLPSFTGVKKWHFPYRNEVIAGLSRATWVVEAKKKSGSLITANYALQANREVLATPGNIFSVRSQGTNALIQAGAKLISEADDILETYRYPFFI, encoded by the coding sequence ATGTATGATGAAAGGAATTATCATGGCGCTAGGCAAGTACTCATTCATTTAACGGAGTCTGCCATAGTGGGTTATGAGGACCGAGTCCAGGTGTTTAAAGGCTTATTAGAGAATCCTGATTATCAAGAGGTGCTGAGACATTATTTAAAAGGAAGAAAATATTATCCAAAACTCCTTCGCTTTTTGAGTCATAGACCTTGGTCTTTCTATCAAAACTATTATGAAAAAGAGAAAATTTTTCCCATCACTTACTTTGACCCTCAATACCCAGACCTTTTAAAAGAAAGTCATAAGCCGCCTTTGGTTTTATTTTGTCAAGGCAATATTGACTGGTTAAAAGCTGATTGTTTGTCTATAGTTGGGGCGAGAGATTGTAGTAACTATGCCCAAAAAGTTATTGATAAGCTGATGCCAAATCTTGTTAACTCTTTAGTTATCGTGAGCGGTTTGGCTCGTGGCGTTGACAGCCTTGCCCACCGCTCCAGTATTCAAAATTCAGGAAGAACCATCGCTGTGATAGGGACCGGTCTAGCTAAGGTTTACCCTAAAGAACACCGCGCTTTGCAAGATTTTATTGCTAAAAATCACCTGCTGGTCTCTCCACTGCCTAGTTTTACCGGGGTAAAAAAGTGGCATTTCCCATATCGAAATGAAGTGATTGCGGGACTGTCTAGAGCCACCTGGGTTGTTGAAGCTAAGAAAAAATCGGGCAGTTTAATTACTGCTAACTATGCCTTACAGGCCAATCGCGAGGTTTTGGCTACTCCAGGTAATATTTTTAGTGTCCGTTCTCAAGGCACTAATGCTTTAATTCAGGCAGGGGCCAAGCTGATTAGCGAAGCGGATGATATCTTAGAGACTTATCGTTATCCTTTTTTTATTTAA
- the topA gene encoding type I DNA topoisomerase: MATKRKKTPKKDLVIVESPTKAKTIEKYLGRKYKVVASKGHLRDLPKSKMGIDIENNYDPHYITIRGKGDTIKDLKKEAKKANNIYLASDPDREGEAIAWHLAHILKLDPEEDIRVTYNEITKDTVKEAINNPRAIDKDLVDAQQARRILDRLVGYNLSPILWAKVKKGLSAGRVQSVALKMVVDREEEIRNFVPEEYWSIEGVFQKGKETFKANASKFKGKKIDLKNEDDVKALMANITSDQFEVQNLTKKQRKRNPQKPFTTSSLQQEASKRLRFRTRKTMMVAQQLYEGIKLGSEGTVGLITYMRTDSTRISDGAKQEAGQFIQDKYGKEYIGKGTSGASGQGAQDAHEAIRPTSAFRHPDSVEAYLSKDQFKLYSLIWSRFMASEMAPAVYDTVACDLVQNDVSFRANGSKIKFTGYLRVYPDNNEKDNLLPELENGEKVKSKELTPNQHFTQPPARYTEASLIKTLEELGVGRPSTYSPTLETLIKRYYVKLEARRFEPTELGEIVNSLISEFFPDIVDPQFTANLEDELDHVEDGNKNWIDVVDAFYQPFSKDIEKADKEMEKIEIKDEPAGFDCDVCGHPMVIKLGRYGKFYACSNFPDCRNTKAIVKEIGVNCPTCKEGQVVERKSKKKRIFYGCSRYPDCDFVSWDKPVGRSCPKCDHYLVEKKKRGSKQVICSNCDYKEDVQKGDD, translated from the coding sequence TTGGCTACAAAAAGAAAGAAAACACCTAAAAAAGATTTAGTGATTGTCGAATCACCAACGAAAGCAAAAACGATTGAGAAATACTTAGGACGTAAATATAAAGTGGTGGCAAGTAAGGGCCACTTACGAGATCTTCCTAAAAGTAAAATGGGAATAGATATTGAAAATAATTATGATCCCCATTATATTACAATTCGTGGTAAGGGAGATACGATCAAAGATCTTAAAAAAGAGGCAAAAAAAGCAAATAATATTTACTTAGCTTCTGACCCGGACCGAGAAGGAGAAGCGATTGCTTGGCACTTAGCCCATATTTTAAAATTAGATCCCGAAGAAGATATCCGGGTCACTTATAATGAAATTACCAAGGATACGGTTAAAGAAGCGATCAACAATCCACGCGCCATTGATAAGGACTTGGTGGACGCTCAGCAGGCTAGACGGATCTTAGACCGCTTGGTGGGCTATAACTTGTCCCCCATTTTATGGGCTAAGGTCAAGAAGGGCTTATCCGCTGGTCGGGTGCAATCCGTTGCCTTAAAAATGGTCGTTGACCGCGAAGAGGAAATCCGTAACTTTGTGCCTGAAGAATATTGGAGCATTGAAGGCGTATTCCAAAAAGGAAAAGAAACTTTCAAGGCCAATGCCTCCAAATTTAAAGGGAAAAAGATTGATCTAAAAAATGAAGATGATGTCAAAGCATTAATGGCTAATATCACTAGTGATCAATTTGAAGTTCAAAATTTGACCAAAAAGCAAAGAAAAAGAAATCCGCAAAAGCCATTTACGACTTCTTCCCTCCAACAAGAAGCTTCCAAACGCTTACGCTTTAGAACGCGAAAGACCATGATGGTTGCTCAACAGTTATATGAAGGGATTAAATTAGGCAGTGAAGGGACAGTGGGTTTAATTACCTACATGCGTACTGACTCCACCCGGATTTCTGATGGTGCTAAACAAGAAGCCGGCCAATTTATCCAAGACAAATACGGTAAGGAATATATCGGTAAGGGGACTAGCGGGGCTAGCGGACAAGGAGCCCAAGATGCCCATGAGGCTATTCGACCGACTTCTGCCTTTCGTCATCCCGATAGCGTTGAAGCTTATCTCAGTAAAGACCAATTCAAGCTATATAGTCTTATCTGGTCTCGCTTTATGGCTAGCGAAATGGCACCAGCTGTCTATGATACGGTGGCCTGTGATCTGGTTCAAAATGATGTGAGCTTTAGGGCAAATGGATCAAAAATTAAATTTACTGGTTACCTTAGAGTTTATCCGGATAATAATGAAAAGGATAATCTCTTGCCAGAACTAGAAAACGGTGAAAAGGTAAAGAGTAAAGAATTAACTCCTAACCAACATTTTACCCAACCACCAGCTCGTTACACTGAAGCAAGCTTAATTAAGACTCTAGAAGAATTAGGGGTTGGTCGTCCTTCTACTTACTCTCCAACTTTAGAAACCCTGATTAAGCGCTACTATGTTAAATTAGAAGCTAGACGCTTTGAACCCACTGAATTAGGTGAGATTGTTAATAGTTTAATTTCTGAATTTTTCCCTGATATCGTTGATCCACAATTTACCGCTAACTTGGAAGATGAATTAGACCATGTAGAAGACGGTAATAAGAATTGGATAGACGTCGTTGATGCTTTCTATCAACCTTTTAGTAAGGATATTGAAAAAGCTGACAAAGAAATGGAAAAAATCGAAATTAAAGACGAACCAGCAGGCTTTGATTGCGACGTCTGTGGTCATCCAATGGTAATTAAATTAGGACGTTATGGGAAATTTTATGCATGTAGTAATTTTCCTGATTGCCGTAATACTAAGGCCATTGTTAAAGAAATCGGCGTGAATTGCCCAACCTGTAAGGAAGGACAAGTTGTCGAACGGAAATCGAAGAAAAAACGAATCTTTTACGGTTGTTCCCGTTATCCTGATTGTGATTTTGTTTCCTGGGATAAACCGGTGGGGCGGTCCTGTCCTAAATGTGACCATTACTTGGTTGAAAAGAAAAAACGCGGCTCTAAACAAGTGATTTGTAGCAATTGTGACTATAAAGAAGATGTCCAAAAAGGCGATGATTAG
- a CDS encoding tyrosine-type recombinase/integrase, translated as MTFESYRKRLKEYIKDEKHYSDQTLKAYLSDFDDFISFLRDELLISDFEQLSYRDIRLYLSHLQRKGLSRKSLARHLSSLRTAFNRFLDQGLLEDNPFTYVQAAKTGLKLPDFFYEAELDPLFEAAKGPRALDKRNIALLEFLYATGARVSECTNLTIKQVDLKNSIALLHGKGSKDRYVPFGSYCKKALEEYLDSGRPDLLKGHDHEYIFVNSRGEALTPSGVTYILNDLVKKSASNLDIHPHKLRHSFATHLLNHGADIRTVQELLGHSSLSSTQIYTHMSKESLRNNYLKYFPRAKHSDVHKEDKE; from the coding sequence ATGACTTTTGAAAGTTATCGAAAAAGGTTAAAAGAATATATAAAAGATGAGAAACATTATAGTGATCAGACCTTAAAGGCGTATTTAAGCGATTTTGACGATTTTATCTCCTTTCTTAGGGACGAACTATTAATAAGCGATTTCGAGCAGTTAAGCTACCGAGATATTCGCCTCTATTTAAGTCATCTGCAAAGAAAGGGATTGAGTCGTAAAAGTTTAGCTCGTCATTTAAGCAGTTTGAGAACCGCTTTCAATCGTTTTCTTGACCAAGGTCTGCTGGAAGATAATCCTTTTACCTATGTTCAAGCAGCTAAAACGGGACTAAAATTACCCGATTTTTTTTATGAAGCTGAGTTAGATCCCTTGTTTGAGGCGGCTAAGGGGCCGCGAGCCCTGGATAAGCGAAATATAGCGCTGTTAGAATTCTTATATGCGACTGGTGCTCGGGTGAGTGAATGTACGAATTTGACCATAAAGCAAGTGGATCTTAAAAATTCTATTGCCTTACTGCATGGTAAGGGGAGCAAAGATCGCTATGTTCCTTTTGGTTCCTATTGTAAAAAGGCATTGGAGGAATACTTAGATTCTGGCCGACCTGATCTCTTAAAGGGCCATGATCATGAGTACATCTTCGTTAATAGTCGGGGAGAAGCCTTGACTCCATCAGGCGTGACTTATATTTTGAATGATTTAGTCAAAAAAAGCGCCAGTAACCTGGATATTCATCCCCATAAATTACGCCATTCTTTTGCTACCCATCTTCTTAACCATGGAGCTGATATAAGGACAGTACAAGAATTATTAGGGCACTCAAGTTTATCTAGTACGCAAATTTATACACATATGTCAAAAGAATCTTTAAGAAATAATTATTTGAAATACTTTCCAAGAGCTAAGCATAGTGATGTACATAAGGAGGACAAAGAATGA
- a CDS encoding GTP-sensing pleiotropic transcriptional regulator CodY gives MIAESVEGVLEKIRDINKVIREGNIYDDEMADFPFQKLVRYLAENLEANAYLVSVEGELLGYFAIYEEINSERTEAMMQAHQLDPNYLDIISPIQETKSNIPTSDDRTILALEFRDKFNKGMTTIIPIYGNTTKLGYLILARPYEDFNCYDLILGEYVGTVLAMEMVFIKRRRQEEKEQKKQVVDSAIRSLSYSELNALYVIFKDLEEPRTRITASKIAKEENITRSVIVNALRKMESAGVFTSRSLGMKGTHIDTQSKENLEYLKKRLAEEV, from the coding sequence ATGATAGCTGAATCGGTAGAGGGCGTTTTAGAAAAAATTAGAGACATTAATAAGGTTATCCGTGAAGGGAATATTTATGATGATGAGATGGCAGATTTTCCCTTTCAAAAGTTAGTCCGTTACTTAGCGGAAAATTTAGAGGCCAACGCGTATTTGGTATCTGTTGAAGGAGAGCTATTGGGGTATTTTGCTATTTATGAGGAAATCAATAGTGAGCGGACCGAAGCCATGATGCAAGCCCACCAACTAGACCCCAATTATTTAGATATTATCTCACCGATCCAAGAAACCAAGTCAAACATTCCAACTTCAGATGACCGGACTATCTTGGCCTTGGAATTTCGTGATAAATTTAACAAAGGCATGACCACTATTATTCCTATTTATGGTAATACCACCAAATTAGGCTATTTAATCTTAGCTCGTCCCTATGAAGACTTTAATTGCTATGACCTGATTCTTGGTGAATATGTGGGGACGGTTCTAGCCATGGAGATGGTGTTTATTAAACGCCGTCGTCAAGAGGAAAAAGAACAGAAAAAACAAGTGGTGGATTCAGCTATTCGTTCACTTTCTTATTCGGAATTAAATGCCTTATATGTTATTTTTAAAGACTTAGAAGAGCCACGCACACGCATTACAGCCTCTAAAATCGCTAAAGAAGAGAATATTACCCGCTCTGTGATTGTAAATGCCCTACGAAAAATGGAATCTGCTGGGGTATTTACTTCCCGGTCTTTAGGGATGAAAGGGACCCATATTGATACTCAGAGTAAAGAAAACCTGGAGTATTTGAAAAAACGTTTAGCGGAAGAAGTTTAA
- the plsY gene encoding glycerol-3-phosphate 1-O-acyltransferase PlsY: MIINLIFLFISYLLGAIPFGVVIGKYLYHKDIRGVGSGNIGTTNAFRAFGPKGGLLVFLCDMVKGMLPVLIANYSSHFTDIDSMLFGLAAILGHTFSLFLHFKGGKAVATSFGVGLALAPLASLGGIAVFFIVLYLFRMVSLASIIAMIAASIISFHYAVPIRILILFITLLIIFRHKDNIKRILAGKEAKVPFGMGYKKNKQ, encoded by the coding sequence ATGATAATTAATCTTATCTTCCTATTTATTTCATATCTACTGGGCGCAATTCCATTCGGTGTGGTTATCGGTAAGTATCTTTACCACAAAGACATTCGAGGGGTGGGCTCAGGAAATATTGGTACGACCAACGCCTTCCGTGCCTTTGGTCCCAAGGGTGGCTTATTGGTATTCCTGTGCGATATGGTAAAGGGAATGCTACCGGTTCTTATTGCTAATTACAGTTCTCACTTTACTGATATTGATAGCATGCTTTTTGGTTTAGCGGCTATCTTAGGCCACACCTTTTCACTTTTTCTCCACTTCAAAGGTGGAAAAGCCGTAGCGACCAGTTTTGGCGTAGGTCTAGCTCTGGCACCCCTGGCTTCCTTAGGAGGGATTGCGGTCTTTTTCATTGTTCTCTATCTTTTTAGAATGGTTAGTCTAGCGAGCATTATAGCCATGATCGCAGCTTCTATCATTTCTTTTCATTATGCTGTTCCGATTAGGATTTTGATCTTATTCATTACCCTTCTAATCATTTTCCGCCACAAAGATAATATTAAACGCATCCTAGCTGGTAAAGAAGCTAAAGTGCCATTTGGCATGGGATACAAAAAAAATAAACAATAA
- the parE gene encoding DNA topoisomerase IV subunit B, producing the protein MAKNSKATYDESSIQILEGLEAVRKRPGMYIGSTDNRGLHHLVYEIVDNSIDEALAGYCDEISVTIHEDNSVTVTDNGRGMPIGKHSSGKPTVEVILTVLHAGGKFSESAYKTSGGLHGVGSSVVNALSDSLEVTVYRDNKKYYQSFSQGGKPHKPKLTSHKSKQTGTSIHFHPDPKIFGATEFNSDTIKEQLREKAFLTKGLAIHFTDEKNASQESFHYEDGLVEFIHYLNENKEVLQEVTYIEDKDKSSNIEMELAFQYNDGYSETILSFVNNVRTPDGGTHETALKTGMTKAFNEYARKVNLIKPKEKNLEGSDVREGFTAVISVRIPEEILQFEGQTKGKLGTPQARLAVENMVNTHLSIYLLENGEIAQMLVRKALKARQAREAARKAREESRHGKKGKSKETLLSGKLTPAQSKNTKKNELFLVEGDSAGGSAKLGRDRKFQAILPLRGKVLNTEKASLTDILKNEELNTIIHTVGAGVGPEFDIHDSNYDKVIIMTDADTDGAHIQVLLLTFFYRYMRPLIEAGKVYIAMPPLYKLSRGKGKNEKIAYAWTDEELAQETKKFGKGYTLQRYKGLGEMNADQLWDTTMNPESRTLIRVTLDDLSQAEKRVSVLMGNKVEPRRDWIEDNVQFTMDEEDKLLEHANHEESDAIEASELIAQSDQVTSMSDKEGQMDLFDEGAEVNGD; encoded by the coding sequence ATGGCAAAAAATTCTAAGGCAACTTATGATGAGTCATCCATTCAAATATTAGAAGGCTTAGAAGCAGTTCGTAAGCGACCAGGAATGTATATCGGGTCAACCGATAATCGCGGCTTACATCACTTGGTTTATGAGATTGTAGACAATTCCATTGATGAAGCTTTAGCGGGCTACTGTGATGAAATTTCAGTGACCATTCATGAAGATAATAGCGTTACGGTAACTGATAATGGACGGGGAATGCCGATCGGTAAACATAGTAGTGGTAAACCAACTGTTGAAGTGATTCTGACCGTCCTTCACGCGGGAGGGAAATTTAGCGAAAGTGCTTATAAGACCTCTGGAGGACTCCACGGAGTAGGATCTAGTGTTGTTAATGCCTTATCCGATTCCTTAGAGGTCACCGTTTACCGCGATAATAAAAAGTATTACCAAAGCTTTAGTCAGGGCGGTAAGCCCCATAAGCCTAAGTTAACCAGCCATAAAAGTAAGCAGACTGGAACAAGTATTCACTTTCACCCCGATCCTAAGATCTTTGGTGCAACAGAATTTAATAGTGACACCATTAAAGAACAATTAAGGGAAAAGGCCTTTTTAACTAAAGGCTTAGCGATTCATTTTACTGATGAAAAAAATGCTAGCCAGGAAAGCTTCCACTATGAAGATGGCCTGGTCGAATTTATTCATTATTTAAATGAAAATAAAGAAGTGCTCCAAGAGGTCACTTATATTGAAGACAAGGATAAAAGTTCTAATATCGAAATGGAATTAGCCTTTCAATACAATGATGGCTATTCTGAGACCATCTTGTCCTTTGTTAACAATGTTCGTACGCCAGATGGTGGGACCCATGAAACGGCTTTAAAAACCGGGATGACCAAGGCCTTTAATGAGTATGCTAGAAAGGTTAACCTGATTAAACCCAAGGAGAAAAACCTAGAAGGCTCAGATGTTCGTGAGGGCTTTACTGCGGTCATCTCTGTAAGAATTCCTGAAGAAATTTTACAGTTTGAAGGACAAACCAAGGGGAAATTAGGGACTCCACAAGCGCGTTTAGCCGTAGAAAATATGGTGAACACCCATTTATCGATCTATTTATTAGAGAACGGCGAAATAGCGCAGATGTTAGTTCGTAAGGCTCTAAAAGCGCGCCAGGCCCGAGAAGCAGCTCGTAAGGCTAGGGAGGAAAGTCGCCACGGCAAAAAAGGCAAGAGTAAAGAAACCTTACTTTCCGGTAAACTCACTCCCGCACAAAGTAAAAATACCAAGAAAAATGAACTCTTCTTAGTCGAAGGAGATTCAGCGGGCGGATCAGCCAAGTTAGGGCGGGACCGTAAATTTCAAGCTATCCTTCCGTTAAGAGGAAAGGTTTTAAATACGGAAAAGGCAAGCCTAACCGATATTCTTAAAAATGAAGAACTAAACACCATTATCCATACCGTAGGTGCAGGCGTGGGTCCAGAGTTTGATATCCATGACTCTAACTATGATAAAGTGATCATCATGACCGATGCGGATACTGACGGGGCCCATATTCAAGTCTTACTTTTGACCTTCTTTTACCGTTACATGCGTCCCTTAATTGAAGCGGGCAAGGTTTATATTGCCATGCCGCCTTTGTATAAACTCTCCCGAGGCAAGGGCAAGAATGAAAAGATTGCGTATGCCTGGACAGATGAAGAACTCGCCCAAGAGACTAAAAAGTTTGGTAAGGGCTATACCCTCCAACGTTATAAAGGTTTGGGGGAAATGAATGCTGACCAATTATGGGATACCACCATGAATCCAGAAAGTCGGACCTTAATTCGTGTCACCCTCGATGACTTATCCCAAGCCGAAAAACGGGTATCCGTTTTGATGGGGAATAAGGTTGAACCACGGAGGGATTGGATTGAAGATAATGTCCAATTTACCATGGATGAAGAAGATAAGTTATTGGAACACGCCAACCATGAAGAAAGCGATGCGATTGAAGCTAGCGAGTTAATCGCTCAATCGGACCAAGTCACAAGTATGAGTGATAAAGAAGGGCAAATGGATTTATTTGATGAAGGAGCTGAAGTGAATGGCGATTGA